Genomic segment of Anopheles darlingi chromosome X, idAnoDarlMG_H_01, whole genome shotgun sequence:
tctttctctacaTTGTCTACGTTGTccaccgagaagaagaagaagaatgctgAAAAATGAAGTGCTGGAAAGCCGCTTCCCGGTAGAATACACCCGAATGACGTGACCTGtcttctctcacacacacaaacacttccAATCGACCTTGCTCAGCCGCAATATTGATAGGAAAATTATAAACTAAGAAACATAGGGGTTGGGGGCCGGGGGGCATGAGGAGTGAGGTAGCCATTACAGTGATTGATGTGTCAGAGGTTAGGGAAATAGGGAAGGAAGCGGAGTAGTGCATGCTTTGCCGGCGAGCTGCTGATTGACAATTTATTTCCACGAAGCGGGGCGTGAGAAGTGGTCTAGTTAACGACTGGACGTTTCGAGGACCTCCTGTAAGCGTAAGGCCTTGTAGGTgatgggtgcgtgtgtgtgtgtgtgtgctgtgcaaaGTTGCATGAACGAACGGCTGATTaacaattaaaatgcaaaacacacacacacaagcacaaatCGCCGAGAGAGTGAGTGCATAACGTGCATTAGGGAGGTGCCTTTCGATCAGCCGCCATTTTGTACCGAGTGTGACCTCTGACCCAACCGTTAAAACCAATTTGTGGCAAGGTAATGGAAAGGgaaagacagagacagagaggaaaTAAAAAGGAACAGATAACAGAAGAGCCAAAACGGGGGGGGAAGCGGGGTTAGCTGGAAAGAGGAGAATCTGAAGGAGAAGTGTGGAGTGTGAAGATATATGTGTGGTGAGTGGTACGCACCGCGCTAGGATGAAGAGCAGCACCGAGACGCCCAGGTAGGCGGTCGCCATGTAGATCCAGACGTCCAGCGACAGGGGCGACAGGAAGGAGAACAGGTTCGGCGGTTGCTTGACCGGCTTCCGGTACAGCACCGAGATGCCGAGGTTCATGAACGGCATCGTAAAGTCGACCACCTGCTCCCGGTCGAACGTGATGGTGAGGTCCGCGATCGCCAGGTCGGCCCGTTGCTCGAGCAGCTCCTTAATCATGCCGTCCCATTCGCTACAAGGACCCCGGGACCATGGTTAAGTCATCGACTCTGGCTGACCGAACGAGCTGCTGAACCGACTTACCCGGTCTCCTTGTTGTGGCTACCGTAGCGACCGTCCGGTGCGAGCCGGATCGTGTAGTTGAAACCGAGGATCTTGGAGATCTCGTGGATCAGATCGATGGCGTAGCCCTCGAACTGCGAATTGCCGGTCAGCTTCTCGGCCGAGTCCTTCCGCATGCAGTACGGGGCACTGAGGATCGTCGTCACGAttagcgttttgttttgcagtaTCTCGAcgatctccttctgctgctcgccGTACGTGCGCGTAAAGTTGACGCCCGACGTCGAGTTCCAGATGCCGCTCTTGCGTAAACCCTGCGGTCCGAGCTCGACGATGTCGAGCACAAAGTCGGACCGGAAACCCTGGTGGTCGAACTTGATCACATCCGTCAGCCCGCGCATCTCGACCTGCGAGGCGAGATATCACGATCCCGATGTGTACAGACTGACAGACAGAGCGGGGAGACGATTGACTTACGATTTTCATGTAGTTGATCAGACTGTAGCCGTGGGGCCAGGTGTCCTGCGTGTCGCACGACAGCGGATGGATGTCGATCTGCTGGCTGGTGTCGAGATCGTGGAGCGCTTTCGCGAACAGATGCACCGCATCGTACATCAGAGCCGTCTCGGCCTGTAAAGAGATACATTTGACATGTGATGGTGTGACGTCACTAGGTCTGCTCCTAGCTCACCGCTACTTACCTTAATCACGGTCACATTCTCCTgattgaagagagagagagaaaagaggaaaagataGAGATAAATAGAATAAGCCCCACCGGGGGGAATCCCTACTACGACTGCTGTGTTGTGTCCGTACCGCTGTTTTGAAGTCGACCTTCCGGCCCAGCCGGGCCTCGCCGGCAGTCCAGTTGCGGATTGCCAGGGCCACTTCCGGGTTTTCCGGATCGACCAGCCGGAACGCGGTGATGTTGGTGCCACCGTACTTGAACTCGTCCAGGTTGATGGTATGTAGATCCTGGGATGGGATGcgaaatggaaagcgaaaaaaaacaagagtcCACGCACCcatatctgtgtgtgtgtgtgtgagactcACCAGCGAGGTGATGAGGTAGCTGTGGTAGTCGCTCATCATACCGATCTGCTGGGCCTGCTTCAGCACCTCGTAGATTCGCTCGATCGAGCAGTCGAGGACGATGTGCGATTCGGCCGAGTTTTTGATCTGTTTCAGCAGCGGTCTACAAAAAGGGTATgccatattaaactacaaaatttcaagaatatttggtccTATTTTgagggaagatttgatcaaaacatggcatccaatcgagaaaggcaaaatgtttgcaaaaaggtattttttgcggtgcccatcgttgcctcgtgccgggtcatcagaaatatacaaatcgatattcttttgttagattataagtttatccagctggccccgtcgagtttttgttaaatttcctatttttcgatttttggtagatttttgaagttggaaaagttgaaaaatcgatgcttttttcgatgttgcctcaacaaacgagttttacataattattaaaaaaaaaagtatcaacaatttttacaaaaattcGATGGGACTATCTGGAAAATAGTACAAAGATCATGTGTTTAAAATGTCAAATCGATTGGTctagtagtttttatgctacgttttgggaaacgcgattcaaagtcgcgagttgCATTGAGTCTTGTATGAAAGACggatgttcaaaaatcaataactttgtcagttttgcttcgattgatcccaaaatttcacacggtactcttgaaaggataaacactagtaaaaaaatgtaaaaagtaaatggtgaaaaaatcaaataaaacaccGAAGGCACCCCCCCTTAAGGGGCGAGAGGGTGAGAGATATGGCGTTAAAATATGCGTGAATGTATGAGGAGCATCACAGAGAGCCGGCACCGGGGGCTCTCAATGGGCCACTGAATAGGAAGAAGCACAAGAACGGAGGGACGGAGGGTATGCAGGGAGAGGGTAACGGTGTGTGCAGGCGTATAGCAACCAGCAACTTGCTATGCGAGCGACAAGCACAAGGCACATCAATTACACTCCATCACCTCCCCCTCATCGGCAGGATGTACAGCGTGGCAGCGCGCTATAGAGGTGTCATCTGTCACCGGCGCCCTGTCAGGCATAACCTGGCTCGCCAGGACAACTCGCCCACTCGCCGCACCACACTATAACCCCCCcatcctgcacacacacacacacacattctgtgtgggcgcgcgcgcgcgcgtgctagTATTTGCTTTTATGCTAAAATTGTATATTGAATGCAGCGCAAAATTACGGCAGCAGgcagcttcaccaccacccttccgcTGCGTCCGCTCGCTGTCCTCTGTGTATCGGACAACagcacccccccctcccccgaatTGTGGTTCGCTGGTTGTAGGGACACCTTCAacctttcggtttttttttttcgtttttcaaaagCGAGCAAAAGATACAATGCGTGCGtgagcaacgagcaacgagaggaggtttgaggaggaggaacccTGACAATGGTCCTGCCTGGCAATGGCACGTGGCTTACCGATAGTCACCGGAGTCGCTGAGCTGGCGGACCGTGATCGGATAGTCGGACAGTCCGTGCGCCTTCAGCAGCTCCTGCATCCGCACCAGCCCCTCGTTCGTCTCGTAGATGATGGTGAAGGACTTCCAGCCCCAGGCCGCCACCAAATCCACGTACGCCTGGCcagcacacagagagagagagagagagagagagagatatatatatatatatatatatatatatatatatatatatataaaaccGTTAATAGAATAGCAAGCCTGCCGGCAGTTGGCAGGTTTCTTCCTTACTCACCTTCGAAAGGGTGCTCGGGTGAGGGTAAAGGTTCACGAGGCAGCTTTCGCGCCGCAACCGATAATCCCAGCGCGTCTCCAGGTGAGGAAtctgtgggggggggggggcgagaaAATTCCCGAAATTTCGGAAAATTAGTGTTGTTGCGTGCGTgaaaatttgtttgcattAGTTTCCGATCACTCCAACTCTGTCTCGTGACCGTTATCTTATGTTAAGGGATGGTGCGCTTGTGTAGTAGGAGTgccgggaaggaggaaggatggtagatggttttttttttgttatttttatttttttcggcAGCATTTTGAGGGGCATGAGCAACATATCATAAAATGtgaaccccccgggggagaggagaggaagataGGGCAGCGGCGGGGAGGTAGAGGTAGAGAGTGTCTGTCGAATGCCGCTGGCGCTGAATCGAGCATTTTGCGCGTTTACCACTTGAGGTTTACGATCGGCGTAAGCATTAGTGAAAGATTCACAttcaccgctgctgctgctgtattaCCATAggagagggggaagagggagggggagggaggttaGAATGCGCGGAATGCcgcgccccccctcccccttaaaTATGATGGAAGGGCtgggagtagtagtagcggatgtcaaacaaaataaaacatgcGAACAGCGCatccaggggggagggggggaggggacttgatggcaccatcggcagcacaaacacacacacacacacacacatacacacacatgggttGAGCGTCCACAACGGCTACAAGTGCTCGGATGGGACAGTGAAAAACGAGAATTTGAAATGCGGGTGCGGGGCAGCGGGTGCGGGGGAGCGGATGGGGAGGGGTTGCGGGAGGAGCGAAATGCTAATATTCACACGTTCCCCAAACAACGACGTGAATGTTGCGCTCtccgcacacatgcacatcaTCTctctccgcacacacactcacacacgtacacacacacatacacacattcgacaaaaggaaaggaaaggaggaattAAGGGGGTTTGGGGAAGGGAtgcaaacaaccaacaacatttAACCAAAATGGTGGACCGGGTTTTGGCCGGTGCTTGGTGTATGTGTTGCCGCGCGCGCCGCGACGAAAAgtcaaccacaaaaaaaaaaacgccgaaaatggaaagatgGGAGGGGATGAAGGGGAAGCCAGAGGGGTGTGTGCAATGGaggcgctgttgctgttcagCAGATACGCCGTTAATgggcgcaaacacacaatgctggtggtggtgctctcaCGCGAatcataataaaaataaagcaaagaagaagaagcagaagaagaggatgaacaacaaaaaatggcgcgCCACTTGCTGACACAAACAAAGGGCAGGTTTGTCCTGGTCCTGCtgcgtccgttttttttttgtttttcgccgtCGCTCGCGGTACTCGATGAAGCGGAACTATTGAATCCATCCTTATACATCGCCATTCGGAATGAAGCGCCCGGCAGAGAAGCGCGGTCACTGTAACACTGACAGCTACAACCCGCTATGGCATCTGGAGCTATGGTAGTATAGTATGGCTGCTAGCGGGATGGATATGTTATTTCttccacaaaaaacaaaaaacacaaaagaaaaacattttttgcCCGCAAATGCAAAATCGTAGCAAGCGGTTTTTTACGCAGCGCCAAACGCAACCACCGATTTAGGTAGCTCCGGTGTACTCCGGTGGTTCATCCTGTCGTGCAATTGAACGCTGAACGCACCGTAGACCGATCAAACACCGTACATGTACATGGCGTACATGCTCTGCTGCTTTTGCCGAATTTGGACGTTGCCGACTAAAAGTGGCGTCCTTCCCACGCATCGGTGTcgcggtgcgtgtgcgtcatgttcacgcgatcatcatcatcacacctcAGCTGTCGCTTTTGTGTCAGTCGTCCCAGGCGACCAGAGCTAAGCAGAGCGtaccgttggtgttggtgtttggtgttctAGAGGGTCTGGGCTTCTGGCACAATCAAAATGACACGATACGACGCAGCCGTCGGATATCTGGAACAGAGCATCgagtagcacacacacacacacacacgagctaGAGTGTGATGCGAAACCTGCGACCTGCCACCAGCCAGATGGTCCAGACCACACCGAAATAGTTGGGCCAATTTCTTGGTCCTGTAATCGATCTGgcggattggattggatggcACGCGGTACCTCCAAGATGCCAAACGACCATAAcgaccggtagcagcagcagcacacagacaTAGGCTGACGGACCGCTCAGCCGTGGCCGCCTCAATCCGCGTCTGCCGAATTTATCTttattaagggggggctttggttatttcggatCAAAAaagagcttatttttgacgatttttagtgaagaaactagtcaactttaatttttcaaaatcatctcatattaaactacaacttttcaaaaatctttTTGGCTCTATTTTGGGAAAGGCtttttcaaaactacgttcatggcatccaatctagaaaggcaactttgcaaaaatgtacttttagcggtgcccatcatagccacgtgctgggtcatcagaaatattcaaatgaataacCGTTTGCTAGATTATAAGTGTAtctaggtagccccgtcgagtttttatagaatttcctatttttcgatttttggcagatttttgaagttgaaaaagtgatgcttttttcgatgttgcctcaaaaaacgacactttacatgcCGTTGCGGTCCTTGACCCGCGAAAAGACCCGCGGCAAAAAGGAAAGATCCTCTGAAAATGCATCTCTCACtcaccgctctctctctctctctctctctctctctctctctctctttctctctctctctctttttttgtattttttttggtCGGAAACCGCAACAGAAACAGAGATTCAACTTCCTATTTCGGAAGGGAGAGTTCCGGTGCCAGGCcaggggggaaggggcagaTACGTGGAGTAGCAAGAGAAGGGAGGGCGGGAGCAGAAGATGGAGGTAGAGACGCTAGCTGGAGGTGGTGTTAGAGTGCAATTTTCAGCGTCAGTGAAAATGTTGTTCTTTAATTAATCGAGTCAAGCAGCGCTCGATATCCAGCCTGGCGATGACTCCGGCGATGACGGTGAATGAAGTGATGGCACTGAAGCcagtctctccctctctctctatctctctccctttctctcgttTTGCGGTGTGTGTCAACACGGGCGCGAGCCTGTTCCTTCCCCATCTGCCCTGCCCATCTGTTTTCGGAACCAACAGCTATTACTCCGgccatctgtgtgtgtatgtgtgtattggGCGGGTGTCCATCGCACTGGTGCACCAATGCCAGTGGCCAGGGAGGCAGGGAGCTGCCAGCAAACTCAGCaacacccccgaaaaaaaaaaacacacaagaaCAACTCCGCTCCGACGAACAATTAAATGCTGCATCTGTTTTGCTGCATGGCCGCCATGGCCGCTCATCATCAAGAGGGGCGAtgggtggaggggagggggtggcaaGTTGTAAGGTAGTCCTCGCTTTGGTGCATACAGACCCAAAGCACACTGCATGGAACCTATCAACACAATGTTTTTGTTCAATGTTCGGCTACCACCATGCTATGACCATGACAATCactcgagagagaaagagagagagagagagagagagagagagagagagagagagagagagagagacagagagagagagagccccttGATGCTTTTGACGCAGTGAACGCGTGAACAGATCAAGCTTTGAGATCAAGTATTGATTTAATGGAAAAAGCTTATATGCTTCAAGGCTGCTGCTCTACACCATTTTCTATAAAGAGATATCCGCCTAACCCCACCTACATATATCTTTGTgaatgcgcgcgtgtgtgtgtgtgtgtgtgtgtgtgtgtgtgtgtgtttgaattgtGTTACTGATCGGCAGTTAGCTCGCTCACTTACCTCCATCGTGTCGCAGATGCTCTGGACATGGCTGGCCGTATGCGATGACTGCGGTCCAAAGATGGCggccacaccgacaccgagcagGTGGCAGACTGTGGCgaggaacggtggtggtggaagagaaggagaaatagATAGATACGTAATAGGGGCACGTAAGAACGTGCGTAGCTGGTGTGGTGGATGCTGCTTACCGCGCTTCGACGCCAGAAAGCTGTCCTGCGGTGAGATCCGCTCGATCTGGGCCAGCAGCTTCGACCGGGGCAGTATCGTGCGGTCCGAGTTGATCTTCTCCACCGCGTACCGGAACGCAATCTCCTGGTGGTCGTCATCCGGATGAAACAAACCGCCTGCAAGTGTGTACGCGTGCGTGCAACGAGAGGGAAAGCGAAATGATGGCGAACatagacaaaaaacaaaaccttccgGACATGTTGGCAGGCGCAGGCTGTGTACAATGCTTCTCTGCtcttctccacacacacacaccctaacAGCTAGCAACCGCTAGTACTACTACCCCTCATATGCCATTACGAAAATGAGAGAAAGTGTCCGCCAGCTCGTCAGCACGTAGCAGCCGCCACTGTGCGAGGGGATTAGCCGCGGTTTTGCAGCCGCGACACTTCTAATTCATTCCCCCCCTCTTCACCTCCCcttccacctcctcttccttctgtATCATTTATCCGCACTCGTCACAGGAtgagatacaaaaaaaaaaccgaggaaaCCAGTGACAGCCCCAGCTTTACACGCTTTGCAACcaatgttggttggtttttggtattCTGAGACCGCACTGGAGCGGTGCTTCGCCGTCCAACAGTACAGTCCAACGCAGTAATCGCAGCAGTATTGACCggccggcaaaaaaaaaggggagaaaaacaagaaacccaATATCCCAGAGTCCACGCCGTCCAGCCACGACCCAAAGATGAAGAAATCGTCCTCCTGATCCCTGGACTTGGACTGGACGAAAGCGAAGATGCGAAGGGTAGCGGAAGGGGAACGGTACGTTTAATATTGATCCAAAGTACTTCACGCGCACACCCGGTCGGTAGCGTACTCTCAACGCAATGTTTTGCTGCAAACCAagccccacccccaccccccaactCCCCTCTCgcaaagcagcagcgcagcagcgttACCTCGAAAGTCCCGTGCGCGTCCGCACTGCGCGTTTTGCAATATTAATTAGCGATGGCcgatggggaaggggaggaaggagagaaggaaggtgggaagggtggaagggtggaagggCTCCCGGGGGGGCCCGAAAGGAAATTAGATTACTTCACTCCGCCATTGTCACTCTCTCGCAGTGGTGGTAGACGAAGCCgcctgctgccgccgttgttggttggttcccgGCTTCCCGGCTTCCCCGGGGACGAATCAGACTAAGGCTAAGGGTTTGTCGTGGGCCAATCAAGGCTaccggggtccggggtccggcACAAAACCCAGGCGAGGCAATCAGTCGTCACAAACGGACCACAGATCGTAATctaatagagagagagagagttggcgaggggagcggggggagggggaccgaCAACGtcacaaaaacatacacacacacacgctggcgcGCTAGTGGTTGATATTTGGCCATTTTGCAATTTGATTTGGGGAgtccgttttgtgttttttgttttttttttttgttgtgtatACGCATGGGTTGTGTCCATTGGTCCGCATTGGTTCCAAATACGCCGgtttttcaaccattttcccgACAGTGCCGACCCTCGACGACGTCGACCGATTAGTAGTAATTCAATTGAAGGAAAtgctgaggaggaggagctccTAGGAGCTCCCATCCCCCCCAAAAGTCCTCCTGAGGTTGAAGTGCAGCGGGACAGCCCTTtcgatgttttgctttctccCCCAAAATACCAAACCACATACTCAACCaactgtcacacacacacacacacatgaggcAGGGAATCCCGTCCCTTGGGCGCTTTCTCGctaccctcccaccccccgaaacaaaaaaaaaacaccccttCCGAACaaatccgtccatccatcaccGAAgacgggaagggggagggggggaggggggtgcggTTCCAATCACTTTTTGTCAGTTTCCGGGGTTTGATTCCGGGTCCACGTTCGCACGGCACGCcatcttccttccattcttttcTGTCGATTGTTCGAACTGTCCCTGCGCCCCCTCAACACTAGCACACTTTATCAGCACGAGGGCACATTAGCTCTGATGCCACGTACCAaactcccaaaacaaaaacaaaaaaacgaacaacacaTCGTTGTCGCAACGGAAGAcgattattatttcattttttgttttccgtttttttgtttcatttttactAATGCTATACTTCGATTGTGTGTCCCAGAACAACCcgcgaagaatgaaaaaaaagaagaagaagaagaagaaggaaggaaggatgataacgatgatgagCTTCAACTCTGGCAGTAGGAGAAGTGTCAGAGTGTCACAAACAAGCGGTCACCAAAAAAACCATCTAACAAAAACATCTAACTAGATGCCCCCTGATGGCCGCGATGGCGTGGCAAAACAGGATGTGAAAACAAGGAATCAGGTGACCATAGTACCAACATTTGATAAGCCAACAATGACCAAAACCAACATCAAGCGCGCGccgtcaaaacaacaacgacttAGGGCTGAGGGATTCGGTCAGCGTAATGAGCTGATGAGCTGATGAGGCGCAATAGCAGAAAGACCAAGGATTTGGTCGCTTGTAATGTAATGTACAGGGAGTGTGTGACTtctagcttcttcttcttttttctacCCCGTGCTCAGCACTCCTATAACTTGTCTACTTTCTCGttcctagtgtgtgtgtgtgtgtgcggacaaAAGGACTTCCGTCTCGGCGAGCGATGCGAACTACAACCGGTTCGTAGCCACACGGAAGCCACGGCTCTCCCTCTCCGGCTCCGGTAGACTTTCTTAGCTACATTTACTTAGCGGCTTagctcttcccttttcccccgcAACCGACTTACCGATTCGGATGGCATCCGGCAgggcgacaacgacaaccggAAGCACTAGGATGCtgtacagcagcaccagcagcagcagcagcagcagcggcggcatcAGCGGCTGCCGCCTTTCACCCGAcattccgtccgttcgtttgtCACTCACCACcgaccttcaccaccaccaccaccaaatcaCCAAATCGTAATCAGTCCTGTCGCACAGCACGGGAGGCACGGGGGGCGGGTGCTCAAACTAGTAGCCTAGGACACAACAAGGGGACAGCGGCTCGGGTGATAAAGACGGTGGGCGCGAATTTCGGCAACGCGCATTCCCACCGCTCGCTTGTTGAGTGAAGACCGTTCAGTTGATGGTcgcgttggtggtgatggtggtggtgttttggCGGCCGTAGTtgtcgtcccgtcccgtcgtaCGGCCGGTTTGGTAGCAGCTTGGGGTTGGTTGACCGGATAGCCGAAAGCTTTCAGCGCAAGCTgtgttgttctgttctgttctgttccgttccgaagcGCGGAAGCTTGGGAAGCTGCGTGAAAAAggttggtagtagtagtagtagtagtagtgagatggcgacgacgggacacacacacacacacacacacgacggcaGAACTCACAACGAGAGAGGAGATGTATCGAGCAGCGGGTTGCGAAAAGCGATGTGAGATGCTAACGGGTTTGCTGATCCGGGAACTTCCTTCGCtagttttttgcttccttccccTTTACCAAGCGGAAGAtcctggcgcacacacacacacacaagcgcagcACGTCGTAGCACACtggtgttgtggttgtggttgacttgacttgactggagagctggagaagctgttctttggttcgatttcgatggCGATCCGGGACTGATGCTTGGGCTGCTATGCTGCTAAAACTCCTCACAAAAAAAGACACATCCCACGATAACGCGCACTAACTAATAAGCAcggcgtacacacacacacgcgcgcacacacacgaaagtGCGCACGGGCCACGGAATGGAACAGGAACAGTGTTGCAGAGTGAAGGCTCTGATCCCACTAGAAGGTCTTGATTGAGAAGGCTGAGCAGGAGCCGAGCAAAAGGCCCCTTTTTCGCCCCGCGAGACAACAACAAGCCAGCCTATAAAATGcctcacacacccacacacacacacgcactggtGGGCttaactgttttttttgttttttgttttttttcgtttgctggtcacacacacaaaacagcaacagcaggcctCGCGCTCcgcttctggctggctggcctggggatgctgtggctgtggcgctCGCAACTCTACTGACTGACTGCGCGACCGCATCCGACCCGTGCCGATTTTAATATGAGCTTTTTCCGGGATCCTCTCCCGGCTCCGGAGTCCGAGTGCGAGTGCCTCCAGCGGTGCTGCGAGCGCTGCGAGTGACTCCTTGTTGTTCGGGGGGTGGCAAGCCAACTGGCAAgctttctggttctggtgtgCAGGATGACCACAACGACAGGACGTTTACGTTGTGTTTACCTTCTTCTGAAAGCTTTTTCTGAAACAGAAGCTCCAGTGAGGAACTCTCGCGAGGAACGCGCGCGCAGCATCCTCGCAGATACCGTGCCGTGCGATGCCGAAGCCACACAgcatcacacaaacacacacacagacacacgcatcCACGCACGCAGTGTCGGGGGTGCTCTCATGCGCAGTAGTGGCTCCTGTAGTCCGTCAACCAGCTAGTGCCAACCGACGTACTGCTCGTCTACAACATTGAACCTCGTTCGCGGccaaagaaagagaagcgagcgagcgcggcACGCGGCAAGTCCTGTAATCCCGGAACCCACGCATCGCTTCATCTGGCAATCGCCACCCGTCGTTTGACGAAAGGAGCTTTCGGGGGCGCCATTTCGCGTTCCGATTATTCCCGATCTGAGAAGCTGCTGGAGCAGCTTACTTGCGAGGTTTTTCTCGTTTTGGTTCGAAAGCTTGGCTTCGAAGGTTGCGCTCTCGAAATATTTCGTCTAACGTGTGATGAGtgaggcgcctccatcgagacagcagcagcagcagcagcagcagcagtagtttcTGTTTTCCGGAAGGATATTTTacatttcctcttttttcaaaaacgatttcaccgttttttttaaaacacataTAAAGACGCACGAACCGTACGTTCGATTTAATCGTTATTTGACGAATTattgcgaaacaaaaaaaaaccacacacggACAGTGCACTGCATTTCAAGCGTGTCTTAAAAATACACCTTTAATTGATTTCAACATCGTGTTCATCAGGTGCTGACTATTCTGAGATAAAGAGTTGTTGCAGGCCCTTCCC
This window contains:
- the LOC125949416 gene encoding glutamate receptor ionotropic, kainate 2 isoform X3, whose amino-acid sequence is MSGERRQPLMPPLLLLLLLVLLYSILVLPVVVVALPDAIRIGGLFHPDDDHQEIAFRYAVEKINSDRTILPRSKLLAQIERISPQDSFLASKRVCHLLGVGVAAIFGPQSSHTASHVQSICDTMEIPHLETRWDYRLRRESCLVNLYPHPSTLSKAYVDLVAAWGWKSFTIIYETNEGLVRMQELLKAHGLSDYPITVRQLSDSGDYRPLLKQIKNSAESHIVLDCSIERIYEVLKQAQQIGMMSDYHSYLITSLDLHTINLDEFKYGGTNITAFRLVDPENPEVALAIRNWTAGEARLGRKVDFKTAENVTVIKAETALMYDAVHLFAKALHDLDTSQQIDIHPLSCDTQDTWPHGYSLINYMKIVEMRGLTDVIKFDHQGFRSDFVLDIVELGPQGLRKSGIWNSTSGVNFTRTYGEQQKEIVEILQNKTLIVTTILSAPYCMRKDSAEKLTGNSQFEGYAIDLIHEISKILGFNYTIRLAPDGRYGSHNKETGEWDGMIKELLEQRADLAIADLTITFDREQVVDFTMPFMNLGISVLYRKPVKQPPNLFSFLSPLSLDVWIYMATAYLGVSVLLFILARFTPYEWENPHPCNREPLFLENSFTLLNSLWFTIGSLMQQGCDIAPKAVSTRMVAGMWWFFTLIMISSYTANLAAFLTVERMDSPIESAEDLAKQTKIKYGALRGGSTAAFFRDSNFSTYQRMWSFMESARPSVFTASNIEGVERVVKGKGSYAFLMESTSIEYVIERNCELTQVGGMLDSKGYGIAMPPNSPFRTAISGAVLKLQEEGKLHILKTRWWKEKRGGGSCRDDTSKSSSTANELGLANVGGVFVVLMGGMGVACVIAVCEFVWKSRKVAVEERY
- the LOC125949416 gene encoding glutamate receptor ionotropic, kainate 2 isoform X1, translating into MSGERRQPLMPPLLLLLLLVLLYSILVLPVVVVALPDAIRIGGLFHPDDDHQEIAFRYAVEKINSDRTILPRSKLLAQIERISPQDSFLASKRVCHLLGVGVAAIFGPQSSHTASHVQSICDTMEIPHLETRWDYRLRRESCLVNLYPHPSTLSKAYVDLVAAWGWKSFTIIYETNEGLVRMQELLKAHGLSDYPITVRQLSDSGDYRPLLKQIKNSAESHIVLDCSIERIYEVLKQAQQIGMMSDYHSYLITSLDLHTINLDEFKYGGTNITAFRLVDPENPEVALAIRNWTAGEARLGRKVDFKTAENVTVIKAETALMYDAVHLFAKALHDLDTSQQIDIHPLSCDTQDTWPHGYSLINYMKIVEMRGLTDVIKFDHQGFRSDFVLDIVELGPQGLRKSGIWNSTSGVNFTRTYGEQQKEIVEILQNKTLIVTTILSAPYCMRKDSAEKLTGNSQFEGYAIDLIHEISKILGFNYTIRLAPDGRYGSHNKETGEWDGMIKELLEQRADLAIADLTITFDREQVVDFTMPFMNLGISVLYRKPVKQPPNLFSFLSPLSLDVWIYMATAYLGVSVLLFILARFTPYEWENPHPCNREPLFLENSFTLLNSLWFTIGSLMQQGCDIAPKAVSTRMVAGMWWFFTLIMISSYTANLAAFLTVERMDSPIESAEDLAKQTKIKYGALRGGSTAAFFRDSNFSTYQRMWSFMESARPSVFTASNIEGVERVVKGKGSYAFLMESTSIEYVIERNCELTQVGGMLDSKGYGIAMPPNSPFRTAISGAVLKLQEEGKLHILKTRWWKEKRGGGSCRDDTSKSSSTANELGLANVGGVFVVLMGGMGVACVIAVCEFVWKSRKVAVEEREPYQKKHPKECTFE